The genomic stretch CGGCCCGCGGCGTCGCCGCGAGGAACATCACCGCGGTGCCGGCGGCGGCCGCCGCCAGGGTCCACCGGCGGGTCCGGGCCAGGATCGACGTCGTGTCCAAGCCATCCCCGCTGCGCTCGCGCGCGTGTTCACTTCCGTGACAACAGCAACCAGATCTGCCGGGCCGACGCCGCGAGGCCCAGCATCGCGCCGCAAGCTTCGAAGAGCGGCGTGCGGCCCCAGCGGCCCGCGGCCAGCGTGCCCAAAAAGTAGCCCAGGGCCGGCCCCACGATCAGCATCAACGGGATCGTGGTGTAGGTCCCCAAGTCCCGCAGCTGGCGGCCGCGCTCCTGTTGGGTCGGGCGGCGTCTCAACACGGCCCCCCTGCGCGACGGCGCCCACAATGAGTTACCGGCCGCGCGGCTTGTCAACCGGATATCGGAGTCATTTTCACCATTAACAGCGTTCCGCGGGATCGGACGTCACTTCTGGGGCGCGGGGGCGCCCGGCTGCTGCGGCCGCGGGGT from bacterium encodes the following:
- a CDS encoding AtpZ/AtpI family protein, with the translated sequence MRRRPTQQERGRQLRDLGTYTTIPLMLIVGPALGYFLGTLAAGRWGRTPLFEACGAMLGLAASARQIWLLLSRK